The Canis lupus dingo isolate Sandy chromosome 26, ASM325472v2, whole genome shotgun sequence genome has a segment encoding these proteins:
- the COMT gene encoding catechol O-methyltransferase produces the protein MPEAPPLLLAALSLGLVLLVLLCLRHLNLGLLFIGWNELVLQPLHNLFMGDTKEQRILRHVLQHAVAGDPQSVLEAIDTYCSQKEWAMNVGDKKGQILDAVVREQRPSVLLELGAYCGYSAVRMARLLEPGARLITIELNPDFAAITQQMLDFAGLQDRVTILTGASQDTIPELKKKHDVDTLDMVFLDHWKDRYLPDTLLLEECGLLRKGTVLLADNVICPGTPEFLAYVRGNNRFECTHFPSYLEYSKRVDGLEKVVYKGPGSPTQP, from the exons ATGCCAGAAGCCCCACCCCTGCTGTTGGCAGCCTTGTCATTGggcctggtgctgctggtgctgctctGCCTGCGACATTTGAACTTGGGCTTACTTTTTATCGGCTGGAATGAGTTGGTCCTGCAGCCGCTCCACAACCTGTTCATGGGGGACACGAAGGAGCAGCGCATCCTGCGACATGTACTCCAGCACGCGGTGGCCGGGGACCCACAAAGTGTGCTGGAGGCCATTGATACCTACTGCTCGCAGAAGGAGTGGGCCATGAACGTGGGTGACAAGAAAG GCCAGATCTTGGATGCAGTGGTGCGGGAGCAGCGGCCGTCGGTGCTGCTGGAGCTGGGAGCCTACTGCGGCTACTCGGCCGTGCGCATGGCCCGCCTGCTGGAGCCCGGGGCCCGCCTGATCACCATCGAGCTCAACCCTGACTTCGCCGCCATCACCCAGCAGATGCTGGACTTCGCAGGCCTGCAGGACAGG GTCACCATTCTGACCGGGGCATCCCAGGACACCATCCCCGAGCTGAAGAAGAAGCATGATGTGGACACGCTAGACATGGTCTTCCTTGACCACTGGAAGGATCGGTACCTGCCGGACACACTCCTCCTAGAG GAGTGTGGCCTGCTACGGAAAGGGACAGTGCTGCTGGCTGACAACGTCATCTGCCCAGGAACACCAGAATTCCTGGCATACGTGCGTGGGAACAACCGCTTTGAGTGCACACACTTCCCCTCGTACCTGGAATACTCCAAGAGAGTGGATGGCCTCGAGAAGGTGGTCTACAAGGGCCCAGGCAGCCCAACACAGCCGTGA